The following are encoded together in the Natronincola ferrireducens genome:
- the radC gene encoding RadC family protein, whose translation MDRGSLYTTIKKMPACERPREKLLNYGVDTLSNTELLAILLSTGTREMSAIDLAQSIIAATKDGLRFFTDCTIEELSQIKGVGLAKSAQIIAAVEFGKRIALTAKANNYKIKGPDDISHLLMEEMRYLKKEFFNLVLLNTKNEVIAVENISVGSLNSSIVHPREVFIRAIKRSSSAIVLVHNHPSGDPQPSREDIKITQRLVEAGKLIGIDVLDHIIIGDNVYTSLKEKNMM comes from the coding sequence ATGGATAGAGGTAGTTTATATACTACAATTAAAAAAATGCCAGCTTGTGAAAGACCTAGAGAAAAACTTTTAAACTATGGCGTTGACACTTTGTCCAATACAGAACTTCTAGCAATTTTATTATCAACCGGAACAAGAGAAATGTCTGCTATTGATTTAGCTCAAAGCATAATAGCAGCTACAAAAGATGGATTACGTTTTTTTACCGACTGTACAATTGAAGAATTGAGTCAAATAAAAGGAGTAGGATTAGCAAAATCAGCACAAATAATTGCAGCTGTAGAGTTTGGTAAACGTATAGCTTTAACTGCAAAAGCAAATAATTATAAAATAAAAGGACCTGATGATATTAGTCATTTACTAATGGAGGAAATGCGTTATTTAAAAAAAGAATTTTTTAATCTAGTACTTTTAAATACCAAAAATGAGGTAATTGCAGTAGAAAACATTTCGGTAGGAAGTTTAAATAGCTCCATTGTACATCCTAGAGAAGTATTTATAAGAGCCATAAAACGTAGCAGTTCTGCTATTGTATTGGTTCATAATCATCCTAGTGGTGATCCTCAACCAAGTCGTGAGGATATCAAGATAACACAAAGATTGGTGGAAGCTGGAAAACTTATTGGTATTGATGTTTTAGATCACATCATTATTGGTGATAATGTTTATACTAGTTTAAAAGAAAAAAATATGATGTAG
- the mreD gene encoding rod shape-determining protein MreD: MKVLTIGLIIVLNLFLQSTVLQFIKIYNVIPNTALILVVCFAINIAKDKSALIGFIMGILQDILFGKVIGINALVYMLIGYFISLTNKNIFKENYIIPFLFTSLATMFYYGVSLFFIYFLGFNLQFLNIFKISLIIEILYNAIISLFVYAYVSKIFRPTRRY; encoded by the coding sequence GTGAAGGTATTAACTATTGGATTGATTATCGTATTAAATTTGTTTTTACAATCAACAGTACTGCAATTTATTAAAATATATAATGTTATTCCTAATACTGCCCTTATATTAGTGGTATGCTTTGCTATTAATATAGCAAAAGATAAAAGTGCATTAATAGGTTTTATTATGGGTATTTTACAAGATATTTTGTTTGGAAAAGTGATAGGAATAAATGCACTGGTTTATATGCTTATAGGATATTTTATATCCCTTACAAACAAAAACATATTTAAAGAAAATTATATTATTCCTTTTCTATTTACATCATTGGCAACCATGTTTTATTATGGTGTTAGCTTATTTTTTATTTATTTTTTAGGATTTAATTTACAATTTTTAAATATTTTTAAGATAAGCCTTATTATTGAAATCCTTTATAATGCTATTATCTCCCTTTTTGTATATGCTTATGTATCAAAAATATTTCGACCAACTAGAAGATATTAG
- the mreC gene encoding rod shape-determining protein MreC produces the protein MERKTFKDKVAMIVTIVAIILIIIIGFTSKQRDELSVVEKWVGNILSPAQRVVTVGANTVGDGLSSIFNFSKIKRENDLLKKEIEVLQQEVIDLRMSRDELEELRGLKFALNYMEYEITDGVTTANVVAKSPGNWFDIFTIDVGENHGIQKDSIVLASNGLIGRVYEVGGNWSKVISIIDNNSSVSFQVLRDRSYQGIVSGSITNELTGYLFDPMVEVVVGDKIITSGLGIYPRGIMIGEVVEVGKSPDQLLKTITVEPVVNFKKMNKVLVIAPRIIGDE, from the coding sequence ATGGAAAGAAAAACCTTTAAAGATAAAGTAGCAATGATAGTGACAATTGTCGCTATCATTCTCATTATAATCATAGGATTTACCTCTAAACAGCGGGATGAGTTATCTGTAGTAGAGAAGTGGGTGGGGAATATCCTTAGCCCTGCTCAGAGGGTAGTGACTGTTGGAGCCAATACTGTTGGGGATGGTTTGTCCTCAATTTTCAATTTTTCAAAAATTAAGAGGGAAAATGATCTATTGAAGAAAGAGATAGAGGTATTACAACAGGAAGTCATAGACCTAAGAATGTCTCGAGACGAACTAGAGGAGTTAAGAGGATTAAAATTTGCTTTAAATTATATGGAATATGAGATAACTGACGGGGTTACAACTGCCAATGTTGTGGCAAAATCCCCTGGAAATTGGTTTGACATATTTACCATTGATGTAGGAGAAAATCACGGCATACAAAAAGACAGTATTGTTTTGGCATCCAATGGTTTAATTGGTAGGGTTTATGAAGTAGGAGGAAACTGGTCCAAGGTTATATCTATTATTGACAACAATAGCTCAGTAAGCTTTCAGGTTTTAAGGGACAGAAGTTATCAAGGAATCGTATCAGGGAGTATTACCAATGAATTAACTGGATATTTATTTGACCCAATGGTAGAAGTAGTGGTAGGAGATAAAATTATCACTTCTGGTTTGGGTATATATCCCAGAGGCATTATGATAGGAGAAGTTGTTGAAGTTGGAAAATCTCCTGATCAATTATTAAAAACCATTACTGTAGAGCCTGTTGTTAACTTTAAGAAAATGAATAAGGTATTAGTTATAGCTCCAAGGATAATAGGGGACGAATAA
- a CDS encoding rod shape-determining protein, with protein sequence MGIYKLFSKDMGIDLGTANTLVYVKGKGIVLREPSVVAIQNDTKTVLAVGEEAKRMIGRTPGNIIAIRPMKDGVIADFDITQSMLKYFIRKVYSRKTLISPTVVVCVPSGVTEVEKRAVEEATRQAGAREAYLIEEPMAAAFGAGLPVQEPTGSMVVDIGGGTTEVAIISLGGIVTAKSIRVGGDELDESIVQYIKRQYNLMIGERTAEEVKITIGSAFPKEVAEKMLIRGRDLVSGLPKTLEITSSEILEALKEPINQIIDAIKYTLEKTPPELAADIMEMGIMLTGGGALLDGLDELIRKETGMPVQIAEEPLDCVALGTGKMTDDIDQFRAAQRKIR encoded by the coding sequence ATGGGGATTTATAAACTATTTTCTAAAGATATGGGTATTGATTTAGGAACAGCTAACACATTAGTATATGTAAAGGGAAAAGGTATTGTTCTAAGGGAGCCTTCTGTAGTAGCAATACAAAATGATACAAAAACTGTTTTAGCAGTTGGAGAAGAAGCTAAAAGAATGATAGGTAGGACTCCTGGTAATATTATAGCAATACGCCCTATGAAGGATGGTGTAATTGCAGATTTTGATATTACCCAAAGTATGTTAAAATATTTTATAAGAAAAGTTTATTCAAGAAAAACTTTAATTTCACCAACAGTTGTTGTATGTGTACCTTCAGGAGTAACAGAGGTTGAAAAAAGAGCTGTTGAAGAAGCCACTCGTCAAGCCGGAGCAAGAGAAGCCTATTTAATTGAAGAGCCAATGGCAGCAGCCTTTGGTGCAGGTCTACCTGTTCAAGAACCAACGGGAAGCATGGTTGTTGATATAGGAGGTGGAACAACAGAAGTGGCGATTATCTCTCTAGGTGGAATTGTTACTGCTAAGTCCATAAGAGTAGGGGGAGATGAGCTGGATGAGTCTATTGTTCAATATATCAAACGTCAGTACAATTTAATGATTGGTGAAAGAACTGCTGAAGAAGTTAAGATAACTATAGGCTCAGCTTTCCCTAAAGAGGTAGCAGAAAAAATGCTGATCAGAGGTAGAGATTTAGTATCAGGATTACCTAAAACATTAGAAATTACTTCTAGTGAGATATTAGAAGCTTTGAAGGAGCCTATTAATCAAATTATTGATGCTATAAAATACACTTTAGAGAAAACACCACCAGAGCTGGCAGCTGATATTATGGAAATGGGAATTATGCTAACCGGTGGAGGAGCGTTGCTGGATGGATTAGACGAGTTAATTAGAAAAGAAACTGGAATGCCAGTACAAATAGCAGAAGAACCACTGGATTGTGTTGCTCTAGGAACTGGAAAAATGACTGACGATATTGATCAGTTTAGAGCAGCCCAAAGAAAAATTAGATAA
- a CDS encoding DUF4321 domain-containing protein, protein MSKYRNPWILILLIITGVVLGGLIASTLGNTLPILSYGPEALGLNNFEINLGVIYLKLTLLMDINVSSLIGLLLSVIIFNKL, encoded by the coding sequence ATGAGCAAATATCGTAATCCTTGGATATTGATACTGCTTATTATTACTGGTGTTGTATTAGGAGGCTTAATTGCATCTACTTTAGGCAATACTCTACCTATACTGTCCTATGGACCTGAAGCATTAGGATTAAACAACTTTGAAATTAATTTAGGTGTTATTTACCTTAAGCTTACATTATTAATGGATATTAATGTGTCTAGTTTAATTGGTCTGTTGCTGTCAGTAATTATATTTAATAAATTGTAG
- a CDS encoding Maf family protein, protein MYKIVLASNSPRRKEILENLGVQFQIITSDIEEKLNQDMDPYHLATELAYQKAKNVADKINDKVIVIGADTVVVNNQILGKPQDQLEAFRMLKQLSGNQHEVVTGLALIDCHTKKEIRDYEITKVCFRQLEDIEINQYIATGEPMDKAGGYGIQGKASLFVRKIDGDYYNVVGLPIYKLGEMLNHYFNIHLLKYLS, encoded by the coding sequence ATGTATAAAATAGTATTAGCCTCGAATTCCCCAAGACGAAAAGAAATATTAGAAAATCTAGGTGTTCAATTTCAAATTATAACCAGTGATATTGAAGAAAAGCTTAATCAAGACATGGATCCCTATCACCTTGCAACTGAATTAGCCTATCAAAAGGCTAAAAATGTTGCTGACAAAATAAATGACAAGGTCATTGTTATAGGGGCTGACACGGTTGTTGTTAACAATCAAATCCTTGGAAAGCCTCAAGATCAATTGGAGGCCTTTAGGATGCTTAAACAGTTATCGGGTAATCAGCATGAGGTGGTTACAGGTCTTGCTTTAATAGATTGCCATACTAAAAAAGAAATAAGGGATTATGAGATTACAAAAGTATGCTTTAGACAATTAGAGGATATAGAGATAAATCAATATATAGCCACTGGAGAACCTATGGATAAGGCTGGTGGATATGGCATACAAGGGAAAGCATCTTTGTTTGTTAGAAAAATTGATGGAGATTATTATAATGTTGTAGGATTGCCTATATACAAGTTAGGAGAAATGCTAAACCATTATTTCAATATTCATCTTTTAAAATATCTTTCTTAA